One region of Rhodocaloribacter litoris genomic DNA includes:
- a CDS encoding HPr family phosphocarrier protein has product MVVREVTVTNRAGLHTRPASMIVRTASKFXFFFFKQKTAYEINGKSIIGVMTLAAEQGARLTLIFDGEDEEEAAEAMERLFEEGFGEVK; this is encoded by the coding sequence ATGGTCGTTCGTGAAGTCACCGTAACGAACCGGGCCGGACTCCACACCCGCCCGGCCTCGATGATTGTGCGCACCGCATCCAAGTTCAWGTTTTTTTTTTTCAAGCAGAAGACGGCATACGAGATCAACGGCAAGAGCATCATCGGGGTGATGACCCTGGCCGCCGAGCAGGGGGCGCGCCTGACGCTCATCTTCGACGGAGAAGACGAGGAAGAGGCCGCCGAGGCCATGGAGCGCCTCTTCGAAGAAGGCTTCGGCGAGGTCAAATAA
- a CDS encoding GatB/YqeY domain-containing protein, with amino-acid sequence MSLKERLSEDLKEAMRTKDAVRLRTIRSLRAALLEKEIEERTGGEATLTEEQELAVLQKQAKQRRDAIEQYEQAGREDLAAKEREELAVIETYLPEQLGEAEIRTVLQQVIAETGATSVRDLGRVMGTAMARLRGRADGRQVQALARALLSEPAS; translated from the coding sequence ATGTCATTGAAGGAGCGGCTTTCGGAAGATCTGAAAGAGGCGATGCGCACGAAGGATGCGGTGCGGCTGCGTACGATCCGTTCGTTGCGGGCCGCCCTGCTCGAAAAAGAGATCGAAGAACGGACGGGCGGCGAGGCGACGCTGACGGAGGAGCAGGAGCTGGCCGTTCTGCAAAAACAGGCCAAGCAGCGGCGGGATGCCATCGAGCAGTATGAGCAGGCGGGCCGGGAGGACCTCGCCGCGAAGGAGCGCGAGGAGCTGGCCGTGATCGAAACCTACCTCCCGGAGCAACTCGGCGAAGCGGAGATCCGTACGGTGCTGCAACAGGTCATCGCCGAGACGGGCGCCACGTCCGTGCGCGACCTGGGCCGGGTGATGGGAACGGCCATGGCACGCCTGCGCGGCCGGGCCGACGGCCGCCAGGTGCAGGCGCTGGCACGGGCCTTGCTCTCCGAACCGGCCTCCTGA
- a CDS encoding DUF4258 domain-containing protein, translating to MSRPDRMISSEEIEDVIWNGEVIEDYPEDRRGHSCLMLGYGTGRRAVHVVCVPKDEYFAIITAYVPDPEVWSEDFKRRKV from the coding sequence ATGTCCCGGCCGGATCGAATGATTTCCTCGGAGGAGATCGAAGACGTGATCTGGAACGGAGAGGTGATTGAGGATTATCCAGAGGACCGGCGAGGGCATAGCTGCTTGATGCTGGGCTATGGGACAGGCAGGCGGGCCGTGCATGTGGTCTGTGTCCCAAAAGACGAATACTTTGCGATCATAACGGCTTATGTTCCCGACCCAGAGGTATGGTCGGAGGATTTTAAGCGGAGGAAGGTTTGA
- a CDS encoding PQQ-binding-like beta-propeller repeat protein, whose product MSLPGVMKNGRKGGGRVAGYLVVLPAVLLLGTGCTALRLERPALVRESDWLTEGDSPRRGHAVDVPLNPPLDLAWTYDAGGGFGPVSPLLLGESVLVATRHGEVHGIRVADGKKIGTQGVGEAVDGTPAVGHGLLYVPVAWGGKVLRALDLARPAEVWSLRKAPPIEAGVLLLGQTLFVADVEGTVWALDARTGETRWTRRLHETTGTRGGAAVLATPVATGSDPSDPAGRVVVVDEQGRVAALRPGDGTPVWTRHLGRPVEVTPTTDGATLFFATTRGRLLALEAATGQVRWTFAVPDTTVRLAAPALDGRDLAVGGSDGVLRLLDAATGQVRWTFAAPDAITAPPLLTRETIYVGTMGRMLYAVNRSDGMKTWEYRLEGRVKSAMAARDGLLVVLAEPHAVYAFVPHTGPPAGTR is encoded by the coding sequence ATGTCGTTGCCAGGGGTGATGAAGAACGGGAGGAAAGGCGGGGGCAGGGTTGCCGGGTACCTGGTGGTGCTGCCGGCGGTGCTGCTGCTCGGCACCGGCTGCACGGCCCTCCGGCTGGAGCGCCCGGCCCTCGTCCGGGAGAGCGACTGGCTGACCGAGGGCGATTCGCCCCGGCGCGGGCACGCGGTGGATGTGCCGTTGAACCCCCCGCTGGATCTGGCCTGGACGTATGACGCAGGGGGAGGCTTCGGGCCGGTGTCGCCGCTGCTGCTCGGCGAGTCCGTCCTGGTGGCGACGCGGCACGGGGAGGTGCATGGCATCCGGGTCGCCGACGGCAAGAAGATCGGCACCCAGGGCGTCGGGGAGGCGGTCGATGGGACGCCGGCCGTCGGGCACGGGCTGCTGTACGTGCCGGTGGCCTGGGGCGGCAAGGTGCTGCGCGCGCTCGACCTGGCCCGCCCGGCGGAGGTCTGGTCGCTCCGGAAGGCGCCGCCCATCGAGGCCGGTGTGTTGTTGCTGGGCCAGACCCTCTTTGTCGCCGACGTCGAGGGCACCGTCTGGGCCCTCGACGCCCGCACGGGGGAGACCCGCTGGACGCGCCGGCTGCATGAGACGACCGGTACGCGCGGCGGAGCCGCCGTGCTGGCAACGCCGGTGGCTACCGGATCCGACCCCTCGGACCCCGCCGGCCGCGTCGTCGTCGTCGACGAACAGGGCCGGGTGGCGGCCCTGCGTCCCGGGGACGGCACCCCGGTCTGGACACGGCACCTGGGCCGGCCCGTCGAGGTGACCCCCACGACCGACGGCGCCACGCTCTTCTTCGCCACCACGCGCGGGCGCCTGCTGGCCCTGGAGGCCGCCACCGGGCAGGTGCGCTGGACCTTCGCCGTGCCGGACACGACCGTGCGCCTGGCCGCGCCCGCCCTTGACGGCCGCGACCTCGCCGTCGGCGGTTCGGACGGCGTCCTCCGCCTGCTCGACGCCGCCACCGGGCAGGTGCGCTGGACCTTCGCCGCGCCCGATGCCATCACCGCCCCGCCGCTCCTGACTCGCGAGACCATCTATGTGGGCACGATGGGGCGGATGCTCTATGCCGTCAACCGGTCCGACGGCATGAAGACCTGGGAATACCGGCTCGAAGGACGGGTCAAGTCCGCGATGGCGGCGCGGGACGGCCTGCTCGTCGTGCTGGCCGAGCCGCATGCGGTGTACGCCTTCGTCCCGCACACCGGCCCGCCGGCCGGCACCCGCTGA
- a CDS encoding CvpA family protein produces MNTLDLLILFILLAGAVHGFSTGLIRQVASVVSLVLAFILGVQFMTPVGDMAAESLGLSDRIAPLVGFILVFMAIQIAVFALARMVEGLVGVLKLTFLNRLGGGALGAFKAALALSVVFLVLHYVGLPGEELEQGSVLYDPVAGVLPRAWDYVSERVPQVESLSEKFGEHVRAMEAGR; encoded by the coding sequence ATGAACACACTCGACCTGTTGATCCTCTTCATCCTGCTCGCCGGGGCGGTGCACGGCTTCTCGACCGGGTTGATCCGGCAGGTGGCGAGCGTGGTCTCCCTGGTGCTGGCGTTCATCCTGGGGGTGCAGTTCATGACGCCCGTGGGGGACATGGCGGCCGAGAGCCTCGGCCTCTCCGACCGGATCGCCCCGCTCGTGGGATTCATCCTCGTTTTCATGGCGATACAGATCGCCGTCTTTGCGCTGGCGCGGATGGTCGAGGGGCTCGTGGGCGTGCTCAAGCTGACGTTCCTGAACCGGCTCGGCGGTGGGGCGCTCGGGGCCTTCAAGGCCGCCCTGGCGCTCAGCGTCGTCTTTCTCGTGCTCCACTACGTGGGACTGCCGGGGGAAGAACTCGAGCAGGGATCGGTGCTCTACGATCCGGTCGCCGGCGTGCTGCCGCGTGCCTGGGACTACGTGTCCGAGCGGGTTCCCCAGGTCGAAAGCCTCTCGGAGAAGTTCGGTGAGCACGTGCGGGCGATGGAGGCCGGCCGCTAG
- a CDS encoding BamA/TamA family outer membrane protein, translating into MAPRRLRIGFLSLLLLLPVLPVAGQYGYHFGRNKVQYEDFDWMVLHTEHFDIYYYPEMLELARQGAFFAEEAYRELQNRFNFSLNHRTPIIFYSSNLHFKQTNTTPGFIPDGVGGFFEFLKGRVVIPANGNLHRFRRVVRHELVHVFTYNKILRVLRDHRKPPDRFVPLWFTEGLAEYWSGPPDYQHEMVIRDALFANYLVPLPDIFRIYGSFVMYKQGEALCRFISETYGEEKLLRLIENVWVDRNFEKVMEYTLKEDYRTIGQRWEAWLKAQYYPHLEDVEAPSLLAGGVAVEGFNGKPDYFRFPDGTRKVYFVGNKTGYSNVYAVAVDERLRPVGEPEVLIHGERSDRFEAFHLLESRISISPQGKLAFVTQSGGRDVIHVYDLVADALGPTYEFEDLIAIYSPAWSPDGRRLVFSSIDRSGYSDLYVYHMDRGALQRLTDDPYDDRDPAWSPDGRWIAFSSDRTSEGRHGYYNLFTYDLETGHVRYVTFGKRHDFSPRWSPDGRHLIFTSTFQDSTGRYGPQDLWVADMTQALGDVPAVASAADPDATGAALRPATTRTLYRLTNLTTAAFDPVWTDAGNVLFTSFEGLRFTIRALTGLDSLLAYPKEKVDVDLARTGPSWAFGQVDLGEGGATRSPYKKKFKLDIAQGVVSQSPVLGTTGGAVLAFSDMLGDDHLFLTLYNTGSTRDDFLKSLSFSVARFQLHRRTNIGYGLYRFSGRRYDITDPDAPTEFPFVYETIYGGFGSVSYPISKFRRLEVSSSLNWSNKEIAIRNIDRDALLLSTGLSLVHDNALYHYNGPIDGWRGRLTLAYTTDVLYSNVSYFSLIADVRHYLRITSDVTLASWVMGRWNQGREARLYVLGGSWDLRGFPFLDVRGKKMWFTSHELRFPILKAPSVLFPILAPFGIANLRGALFFDAAHAWNDGYHDRVPEIFAGETLGSTGIGFRLNLFGAFVLRYDIGYRFRDGFSRRDKTFKQFFFGFDF; encoded by the coding sequence ATGGCACCTCGACGGCTTCGTATCGGTTTTCTCTCGCTCCTGCTGCTCCTTCCGGTCCTGCCGGTCGCGGGGCAGTATGGCTATCACTTCGGCCGAAACAAGGTTCAGTATGAGGATTTCGACTGGATGGTGCTCCACACCGAGCATTTCGACATCTACTATTATCCCGAAATGCTGGAGCTGGCCCGCCAGGGCGCCTTCTTCGCCGAGGAAGCGTACCGTGAGCTGCAGAACCGGTTCAACTTCTCCCTGAACCACCGGACCCCCATCATCTTCTATTCCTCGAACCTGCATTTCAAGCAGACCAACACGACGCCGGGGTTCATCCCGGACGGGGTCGGCGGGTTCTTCGAATTTCTCAAAGGCCGGGTGGTCATCCCGGCCAACGGCAACCTCCACCGGTTCCGCCGGGTCGTGCGTCACGAACTCGTGCACGTCTTCACCTACAACAAGATCCTGCGGGTGCTGCGCGACCACCGCAAGCCGCCGGACCGGTTCGTGCCGCTGTGGTTCACCGAAGGGCTCGCCGAGTACTGGTCAGGGCCGCCGGACTACCAGCACGAGATGGTCATCCGGGACGCCCTCTTTGCCAACTACCTCGTCCCGTTGCCGGACATCTTCCGCATCTACGGCTCCTTCGTGATGTACAAGCAGGGCGAGGCGCTGTGCCGCTTCATTTCCGAGACGTACGGCGAGGAGAAGCTCCTCCGGCTGATCGAGAACGTGTGGGTGGACCGCAACTTCGAGAAGGTGATGGAATACACGCTGAAGGAGGACTACCGCACCATCGGGCAGCGGTGGGAGGCCTGGCTGAAGGCGCAGTATTACCCGCATCTGGAGGACGTCGAGGCGCCGTCGCTGCTGGCGGGGGGCGTGGCGGTCGAAGGCTTCAACGGCAAGCCGGACTATTTCCGCTTTCCGGACGGCACCCGGAAAGTCTATTTCGTGGGTAACAAGACCGGCTACAGCAACGTGTATGCGGTCGCCGTCGACGAGCGCCTCCGCCCGGTCGGGGAGCCGGAGGTGCTCATCCACGGGGAACGCAGCGACCGTTTCGAAGCGTTCCACCTGCTCGAGAGCCGGATCAGCATCTCGCCTCAGGGGAAGCTGGCCTTCGTCACGCAGAGCGGCGGCCGGGACGTCATCCACGTCTACGACCTGGTTGCCGATGCGCTGGGGCCGACGTACGAGTTCGAAGACCTCATCGCCATCTACTCGCCTGCCTGGAGCCCGGACGGCCGGCGGCTCGTCTTCTCCTCCATCGACCGGAGCGGCTACAGCGACCTGTACGTCTATCACATGGACCGGGGCGCGCTGCAGCGCCTCACCGACGACCCCTACGACGACCGCGATCCCGCCTGGAGCCCGGACGGCCGCTGGATCGCCTTCTCCTCGGACCGCACCTCGGAGGGGCGTCATGGATACTATAACCTCTTTACCTACGACCTCGAAACCGGCCACGTCCGCTATGTCACCTTCGGAAAGCGGCACGACTTCTCGCCGCGCTGGAGCCCGGACGGCCGCCACCTCATCTTCACCAGCACCTTCCAGGACAGCACCGGCCGCTACGGGCCGCAGGACCTCTGGGTGGCGGACATGACGCAGGCCCTGGGCGATGTCCCGGCCGTCGCCTCGGCCGCCGACCCCGACGCGACCGGGGCGGCCCTGCGGCCTGCTACCACCCGCACCCTCTATCGCCTCACCAACCTCACCACCGCCGCCTTCGACCCGGTCTGGACCGATGCCGGCAACGTGCTCTTTACCAGCTTCGAAGGACTGCGCTTCACCATCCGGGCCCTGACCGGCCTCGACTCGCTCCTGGCCTATCCGAAAGAGAAGGTGGACGTCGACCTGGCCCGGACCGGCCCCTCCTGGGCCTTCGGGCAAGTCGATCTCGGTGAGGGCGGCGCCACACGCTCGCCCTACAAGAAGAAATTCAAGCTGGACATCGCACAGGGCGTCGTCAGCCAGAGTCCCGTCCTCGGAACGACGGGCGGGGCCGTGCTTGCCTTCTCCGACATGCTCGGCGACGACCACCTCTTCCTGACCCTGTACAACACCGGCAGTACCCGCGACGACTTCCTCAAGAGCCTCAGCTTTTCCGTCGCCCGCTTCCAGCTCCACCGGCGCACCAACATCGGCTACGGTCTCTACCGCTTCAGCGGCCGGCGCTACGACATCACCGATCCCGATGCGCCCACCGAGTTCCCCTTCGTCTATGAAACCATCTACGGCGGCTTCGGCTCGGTCAGCTACCCCATCTCGAAGTTCCGGCGGCTGGAGGTAAGCTCGTCACTCAACTGGAGCAACAAGGAGATCGCCATCCGCAACATCGACCGCGACGCCCTCCTGCTCTCGACCGGCCTTTCGCTCGTGCACGACAACGCCCTCTATCACTACAACGGGCCCATCGACGGGTGGCGCGGGCGCCTGACGCTGGCTTACACCACCGACGTGCTGTACTCGAATGTCAGCTACTTCAGCCTGATCGCCGACGTGCGCCATTACCTCCGGATCACCTCGGACGTGACGCTGGCCTCCTGGGTGATGGGGCGGTGGAACCAGGGCCGAGAAGCCCGCCTGTATGTCCTCGGCGGAAGCTGGGACCTGCGCGGCTTCCCCTTCCTCGACGTGCGCGGCAAGAAGATGTGGTTCACCTCGCACGAGCTGCGTTTTCCGATCCTGAAGGCCCCCTCCGTCCTTTTCCCGATCCTGGCTCCCTTCGGCATCGCCAACCTGCGCGGCGCCCTCTTCTTCGATGCCGCCCACGCCTGGAATGACGGCTATCACGACCGCGTCCCGGAGATCTTCGCCGGGGAGACGCTGGGGTCGACCGGTATCGGCTTCCGGCTCAACCTCTTCGGGGCCTTTGTGCTGCGCTACGACATCGGGTACCGCTTCCGTGATGGCTTCTCGCGACGGGATAAGACGTTCAAACAGTTTTTCTTCGGTTTCGATTTCTGA
- the ptsP gene encoding phosphoenolpyruvate--protein phosphotransferase encodes MHRPEGDTVSEMAAPRRNEGVAQRSDEEYVLEGIGVSPGIAIGPVYLYARDAYEVEKRRLAEEEVAEELERFERAVARAERDLNKIILVTREKLGEHSADIFEAQLLMLRDEALYGAVRRFIEEKRCNADYAVKVVIDKYRRQLEAGGTEYLRERANDLLDVQERIIRHLRRGKLLSAIDPASIVVAENLTAADVVLFSRRGILGCALDYGGPTSHVSIMARALGVPAVVSMHSVTEHVRTGDLIILDGIRGRVIVNPSGETLEAYRTRQERYQRLLQEDKQLVPLPAETLDGHRVALLANLEFYEELPLLQEYGAEGIGLFRTEILFLVRGSVEISEDTQYEVYRKVVEAVRPGVTTFRVFDLGGDKLLPMAHREHNPFLGWRGIRVLLDRPELLRPQVRAILRAGAHGPVRILLPMVTALSEVRRFRAHLREAADSLRAEGHDLDGEVPVGIMIEVPSVAMQADLFAAEADFFSIGTNDLTQYVLAVDRGNDLVAGLYADLHPAVLMLVDRAVKAGHRQGIPVSLCGELATNPRAIPILVGLGLDELSASPVYLPGIKRIIRAMKRSEGVALARMAMNAASEEAIRENLDHWLDEHACGTAYFLDRAAPSGS; translated from the coding sequence ATGCATAGACCGGAGGGCGACACCGTCTCGGAGATGGCGGCTCCGCGGCGTAACGAAGGCGTAGCGCAGCGCTCCGACGAGGAGTACGTGCTCGAAGGGATCGGTGTCTCGCCCGGCATCGCGATCGGCCCCGTCTACCTGTATGCGCGGGACGCGTACGAGGTGGAGAAGCGGCGCCTGGCCGAAGAAGAAGTGGCGGAAGAGCTGGAACGGTTCGAGCGGGCCGTGGCACGGGCCGAACGCGACCTCAACAAGATCATCCTCGTCACCCGTGAGAAGCTCGGCGAGCACAGTGCCGACATTTTCGAGGCGCAGTTGCTCATGCTCCGCGACGAGGCCCTCTACGGGGCCGTGCGGCGCTTCATCGAGGAGAAACGCTGTAACGCCGACTATGCCGTCAAGGTGGTGATCGACAAGTACCGGCGGCAGCTCGAGGCCGGCGGCACCGAGTACCTGCGGGAGCGGGCCAACGACCTGCTCGACGTGCAGGAACGTATCATCCGGCACCTGCGGCGGGGTAAGCTCCTCTCGGCCATCGACCCGGCCAGCATCGTCGTGGCGGAGAACCTGACCGCCGCCGACGTCGTCCTCTTCAGCCGCCGGGGCATCCTCGGCTGTGCCCTCGACTACGGCGGGCCGACCTCCCACGTCTCGATCATGGCCCGCGCGCTCGGCGTGCCGGCGGTGGTGAGCATGCACAGCGTCACCGAGCACGTCCGTACCGGCGACCTGATCATCCTCGACGGCATCCGCGGCCGGGTGATCGTCAACCCGTCCGGGGAAACCCTGGAGGCCTATCGCACACGCCAGGAACGCTACCAGCGGTTGCTGCAGGAAGACAAGCAGCTCGTTCCGCTGCCGGCCGAGACACTCGACGGGCACCGGGTGGCGCTGCTGGCCAACCTCGAGTTCTACGAGGAATTGCCCCTGCTGCAGGAGTACGGCGCCGAGGGCATCGGCCTGTTTCGTACCGAGATCCTGTTTCTCGTGCGGGGCAGCGTCGAAATCTCCGAGGACACCCAGTACGAGGTCTATCGCAAGGTCGTCGAGGCGGTGCGGCCCGGCGTCACCACGTTCCGCGTGTTCGATCTGGGCGGGGACAAGCTCCTGCCCATGGCACACCGCGAACACAACCCCTTCCTCGGCTGGCGCGGCATCCGGGTGCTGCTGGACCGGCCGGAACTGCTGCGGCCCCAGGTGCGCGCCATCCTGCGGGCCGGCGCCCACGGGCCGGTCCGTATCCTGCTGCCGATGGTCACCGCGCTCAGCGAGGTCCGCCGCTTCCGTGCTCATCTCCGGGAAGCGGCCGACAGCCTCCGGGCCGAAGGGCACGACCTCGACGGCGAGGTGCCCGTCGGGATCATGATCGAGGTGCCTTCGGTGGCCATGCAGGCCGACCTTTTTGCCGCCGAGGCCGACTTCTTTTCCATCGGGACCAACGACCTGACACAGTACGTGCTCGCCGTGGACCGGGGCAACGACCTGGTGGCCGGGCTCTACGCCGACCTGCACCCGGCCGTGCTGATGCTGGTCGACCGGGCCGTGAAAGCCGGCCACCGGCAGGGCATCCCCGTCAGCCTCTGCGGCGAGCTGGCCACCAACCCGCGGGCCATCCCCATCCTCGTCGGCCTCGGCCTGGACGAACTCAGCGCCTCGCCGGTCTACCTGCCGGGGATCAAGCGCATCATCCGGGCGATGAAGCGCAGCGAGGGCGTGGCCCTGGCCCGCATGGCGATGAACGCGGCTAGCGAGGAGGCCATCCGGGAAAACCTGGACCACTGGCTCGACGAACACGCCTGCGGCACCGCCTATTTCCTCGACCGGGCCGCACCATCCGGCTCGTAG
- a CDS encoding NUDIX domain-containing protein, whose amino-acid sequence MLKRWKRLGTEVLFRNPWWTYRRDRFEIPGGVAGEYHYVHTNGSSMVVPLLDDGRVVLVRQYRYLCDRESLEFAAGSVKDGHTYDETARLELAEETGFEAVHLEPVGSFNPYNGVTDEMCRVYVATGLRPAAGAVPDATEEFVLERLEPPEVDRLIGENVLWDGMTLAAWILARPRVRELTGR is encoded by the coding sequence ATGTTGAAACGCTGGAAGCGGCTCGGCACGGAAGTGCTCTTTCGCAATCCCTGGTGGACGTATCGGCGTGACCGGTTCGAGATCCCGGGCGGGGTGGCGGGCGAGTACCACTACGTGCACACCAACGGTTCGAGCATGGTCGTTCCGCTGCTGGACGACGGCCGGGTGGTGCTCGTCCGGCAGTACCGTTACCTGTGCGACCGGGAGAGCCTCGAGTTTGCGGCCGGCAGCGTGAAGGACGGGCACACGTACGACGAAACGGCCCGGCTGGAACTGGCCGAGGAGACGGGCTTCGAGGCCGTGCACCTGGAGCCGGTCGGGAGCTTCAACCCGTACAACGGCGTCACCGACGAGATGTGCCGCGTCTACGTCGCCACCGGGCTGCGTCCGGCCGCCGGCGCCGTGCCGGACGCCACCGAAGAGTTCGTCCTCGAACGCCTGGAACCGCCCGAGGTGGACCGGCTGATCGGGGAGAACGTGCTGTGGGACGGCATGACGCTCGCCGCGTGGATACTGGCCCGCCCCCGCGTCCGGGAACTCACCGGGCGTTGA
- a CDS encoding DUF2911 domain-containing protein, protein MRLLIPFLLAGLLFGCDTAPRDEAGQGAFVTVLGEDTLAVERFRHVPEGMEAEVVLRTPVTTVHRYRLELDEAGQLRRFEATVREATAPPEAPPSRQEVATFEGDSLVIVTTAGEETRRRALAAPPDVLPFLDMIHWPFELMLMRARAAGADSLVQPLFAGSNVMSFVVRRAGPDSMTVTHPFRGTMGVRVDAAGRLVELDASGTTRKLRVRRQPAVDLEALAERFAARDAAGQSFGPLSTRGEARATVHGATIVVDYGVPYKRGREIFGALVPWGEVWRTGANRATHLTTDRPLVFGELQVPAGTYTLFTIPQPDGGLLIINRQTGQGGTSYDPERDLGRVPMQRRELDAVVEPFTILVDETPAGGLLRLQWDRTEFVVPFRAGR, encoded by the coding sequence ATGCGTCTACTGATCCCGTTTCTGCTTGCAGGCTTGCTTTTCGGATGCGACACGGCGCCGCGCGACGAAGCCGGGCAGGGAGCCTTCGTCACCGTCCTCGGTGAGGATACGCTGGCCGTCGAACGGTTCCGGCACGTGCCGGAGGGGATGGAGGCCGAGGTGGTCTTGCGCACGCCGGTGACCACGGTGCACCGGTACCGGCTCGAGCTCGACGAGGCGGGGCAGCTCCGCCGCTTCGAGGCGACCGTGCGCGAGGCGACGGCCCCGCCGGAGGCACCGCCGTCCCGGCAGGAGGTGGCCACGTTCGAGGGGGACAGCCTCGTGATCGTCACCACCGCCGGGGAGGAGACGCGGCGCCGGGCCCTGGCGGCGCCGCCGGACGTCCTGCCTTTCCTCGACATGATCCACTGGCCCTTCGAGCTGATGCTCATGCGGGCCCGGGCCGCCGGGGCCGATAGCCTCGTGCAACCCCTCTTTGCCGGCTCGAACGTGATGTCGTTCGTCGTGCGCCGTGCCGGTCCCGACTCGATGACCGTCACCCATCCGTTCCGGGGCACGATGGGCGTCCGCGTCGATGCGGCGGGGCGGCTCGTCGAGCTGGATGCGTCCGGCACGACGCGCAAGCTCCGCGTCCGGCGCCAGCCCGCAGTGGATCTGGAAGCCCTGGCCGAGCGCTTCGCCGCGCGCGACGCCGCCGGGCAGTCGTTCGGCCCCCTGTCGACGCGGGGCGAGGCCCGGGCCACGGTTCATGGTGCCACGATCGTGGTCGATTACGGCGTGCCGTACAAGCGCGGGCGCGAGATCTTCGGGGCGCTCGTACCCTGGGGCGAGGTGTGGCGCACCGGAGCCAACCGGGCCACGCACCTGACCACGGACCGCCCGCTTGTCTTCGGCGAGCTGCAGGTGCCGGCCGGCACCTACACCCTCTTCACCATCCCGCAGCCCGACGGCGGCCTGCTGATCATCAACCGGCAGACGGGGCAGGGGGGAACCTCCTACGATCCCGAACGCGACCTGGGCCGTGTTCCCATGCAACGGCGGGAGCTCGACGCGGTCGTCGAACCCTTTACCATCCTGGTGGACGAGACCCCGGCGGGCGGGTTGCTGCGCCTCCAGTGGGATCGGACCGAGTTCGTCGTGCCGTTCCGGGCCGGTCGATAG
- a CDS encoding polyprenyl synthetase family protein produces MKTSLNEARCAEHVGRLRAHVEAALGTLVAEAEPRTLYEPARYVLAGQGKRLRPVLLLLAAEVYGVSTDEALPAALAVEVFHNFTLVHDDIMDHAATRRGRPTVHARWDEATALLCGDFLMALSYDLLARTRAGSLAAMMPVYHRMVVRLCEGQALDKAFETRSRVSVEEYLHMIDGKTGALLEAVLELGALLGGAPAADREALRAAGQHLGRAFQIQDDLLDLVAEDDRWGKQVGGDLVEGKKTFLLLTALERAEGEEAAWFARVVEAGGLPEAEVEEARHRMDRLGVLQAAREAVRAYTAAAGRCLERLPDTPARETLCWLFRRMQARLH; encoded by the coding sequence ATGAAAACGAGCTTGAACGAGGCGCGGTGTGCCGAACACGTAGGCCGGCTGCGGGCGCATGTGGAAGCCGCTCTGGGCACCCTGGTGGCCGAAGCCGAGCCCCGGACGCTCTATGAACCCGCCCGTTACGTGCTGGCCGGGCAGGGGAAGCGGCTGCGCCCGGTGCTGTTGCTCCTGGCGGCCGAGGTCTACGGCGTGTCGACCGACGAGGCCCTGCCGGCGGCCCTGGCCGTCGAGGTGTTCCATAACTTCACCCTCGTGCACGACGACATCATGGACCACGCCGCCACCCGCCGCGGCCGTCCGACCGTGCATGCCCGCTGGGACGAGGCCACGGCCCTCCTCTGCGGCGACTTCCTGATGGCGCTCTCCTACGACCTGCTCGCACGTACCCGGGCCGGGTCCCTGGCGGCGATGATGCCGGTCTACCACCGCATGGTGGTTCGCCTGTGTGAAGGGCAGGCCCTCGACAAAGCGTTCGAGACGCGCTCCCGGGTGTCCGTGGAGGAGTACCTGCATATGATCGACGGCAAGACGGGGGCGCTGCTGGAGGCCGTGCTCGAACTCGGCGCGCTCCTGGGCGGGGCACCGGCGGCCGACCGCGAGGCCCTCCGGGCGGCAGGGCAACACCTCGGCCGTGCCTTCCAGATCCAGGACGACCTGCTCGACCTGGTGGCGGAAGACGACCGGTGGGGCAAGCAGGTCGGCGGGGACCTCGTCGAAGGAAAAAAGACCTTTCTCCTGCTGACGGCGCTCGAACGAGCCGAGGGCGAGGAAGCGGCCTGGTTCGCACGGGTCGTCGAGGCGGGAGGCCTGCCGGAGGCCGAGGTCGAGGAGGCCCGGCACCGGATGGACCGGCTCGGCGTACTGCAGGCGGCCCGCGAAGCCGTCCGGGCCTATACGGCCGCCGCCGGCCGGTGCCTGGAAAGGCTGCCGGACACGCCGGCGCGAGAAACCCTGTGCTGGCTCTTCCGGCGGATGCAGGCCCGGTTGCACTGA
- a CDS encoding YgiT-type zinc finger protein — MECMYCQGRMEKKRAPFSVDRNGYHIHWHALPAWVCTQCGEAYFEKKEVDKIQRVLRAIDLEMGFSARVA, encoded by the coding sequence ATGGAATGTATGTACTGCCAGGGCAGGATGGAGAAGAAAAGAGCCCCGTTCTCGGTTGATAGGAACGGGTATCATATCCACTGGCATGCGCTGCCGGCATGGGTGTGCACGCAGTGCGGCGAAGCTTATTTCGAAAAGAAGGAGGTAGATAAGATCCAAAGAGTACTGCGTGCTATCGATCTGGAAATGGGGTTTTCTGCACGGGTCGCGTGA